The DNA segment TAACTTTCACATTTTTAATAAATATGTTTATGACTAAGGGAGAAATACTATATGAAATAGGACCCCTTAATATAACTAGAGAAGGTCTAAGACAAGCCATATTTATGGCTACTAGACTAATACTATTAATAATAGGTACGTCTATGTTAACCTTAACCACATCTCCAATAGAGTTAACTGATGGTATAGAAAAATTATTAAACCCATTTAAAAAAATTGGAGTACCTGCCCATGAACTGGCCATGATGATGACCATAGCCCTTAGGTTTATTCCTACCTTACTTGAGGAAACGGATAAGATAATGAAGGCACAAATGGCAAGGGGAGCAGATTTTGAAAGTGGAAATTTAATGAAGCGTGCAAAGAGTTTAGTACCTTTATTAGTACCTCTATTTATAAGTGCATTTAGACGAGCTGAGGAGCTAGCTATGGCCATGGAAGCTAGGTGCTATAGGGGTGGAGAAAATAGAACTAGAATGAAGCAATTATCCATTAATACTAGAGATTATGTGGCGTCTTTTGTCACTGTGATCATGATAGGTGCAGTTATACTAGATAGAGTTATGTATTAAATAATTAAGGGTGAAAATATGAAAAATGTAAAGTTAACTGTGGAATATGATGGTACTTTATTTTATGGATGGCAAAGACAAAAAAATGATAGATCTGTTCAAGAAGAAATTGAGAAAGCTCTATCTAAAATAATGAAAAAGAATGTGAAGATAAATGGATCTGGTAGAACAGATGCAAGGGTTCATGGACTTAGACAGACTGCCAACTTTAGAGAAGAGTTTACCATACCTATAGAAAGAATACCAATTGCCTTAAATTCCATACTTCCAGATGATATTGCCGTAATAAATGCAGAATTAGTAGATGAAAATTTTCATGCAAGATATGATGCTGTTGGAAAAAAATATGTATATAAAATTTATAATGGACAACATAGAAGCCCCTTATGGCGAAATTATGCATATTATGTTCCTGGGTCATTAGATTTGGATAAGATGAGACAAGCTTCAAAGGCATTTGTAGGAACCCATGACTTTATAGGATTTATGGCCTCTGGCAGTTCTGTAGTAGATACGGTGAGAACTATCTATGACTTGAAAATCCATAAGGAAGGTCCTTTAATAACCATAGAAGTTAAAGGAAATGGATTTTTATATAATATGGTTAGAATTATGGTAGGTACCATTGTGGAAGTGGGAAAAGGTAAGAAATCCGTCAATGAAATAGGTCCTATTATAGAATCCAAGAATAGGAAGAGTGCTGGACATACGGCACCAGCCCAAGGCCTGTATTTAAGCAAGGTTTATTATTAAAAACTCCTTGACATTAAAATGCAGTTATATTAAAATATATAGGTAATGTGAATATTAGTAAATCCACTAGCCCCGGATTTCTAAAAATAGATTACGAGAGTTAAAGAGTGTTAAAGTAGTGATAGGAGGGAAATCAATGAAATCGTTCGTTGCTAAGCCACAAGAGATTGAAAGAAAGTGGTATGTAGTGGATGCGGAAGGTAAGACATTAGGTCGTTTTGCGTCAGAAGTAGCTGCTATATTAAGAGGAAAAAGAAAGCCAATTTATACTCCACATGTTGATACTGGAGATAATGTAATTGTTATAAATGCTGAAAAAATAAAGGTAACTGGTAAGAAGTTTGAAAACAAAATGTACAGACATCACACTGGTTATATAGGAAACTTAAAAGAGTTTACTTTCAAAGAAATGATGGAAAGAAAGCCTGAAGCTATTATTGAATTAGCTGTTAAGGGAATGCTTCCAAAGAATTCTTTAGGAAGACAAATGTTCAAAAAATTACACGTATACGTTGGTGCTGAGCACAAGCATGAAGCTCAAAAGCCAGAAGTTTTAGATATATAAATAGGTTCTGAAAGAAGGGAGGATGCACAATGGCTAAAGTACAATACTATGGTACAGGAAGAAGAAAGAAGTCTATCGCTAGAGTAAGACTAGTTCCTGGACAAGGAAATATAACTATTAATGGAAGAGACGTAGAAGAATATTTCAACTACGAAACATTAAGAAGAGAAGTAAGAAGACCTCTTACTTTAACTGAAACAGAAGGAAAGTTTGATGTTATCGCAAAGGTACACGGTGGTGGATACACTGGTCAAGCTGGAGCTTTAAGACATGGTATCTCAAGAGCTTTATTAAAAGCTGATGGAGAATTTAGACCTACTCTTAAGAAAATTGGTTTCTTAACAAGAGACCCAAGAATGAAGGAAAGAAAGAAGTACGGATTAAAGAAAGCAAGACGTGCTCCACAATTCTCAAAGAGATAATATTTTCTATAGAGAAATTAAAACACTATTCAGTTTTAAACTGGATAGTGTTTTTTTACTTACTAGGAAATTATAACATTCACAAAACTGTAAATAAGTAAAAAATAAGGGGGTGTGGGGGAAGAATTCCCCTGCCTCTTTAAAGGAAGGTGCTCAGATTGCGTTAGCATACGCCTGCGGCAACCATAGGGTTCCATAACGAATCATAGGTCGTATGATTTTTTTATTTTGTACTAAATGAAAAAAATTATATATATAATAGTAAAAATGTACAAACTAATTAGAGTTATATTATTAAAAAAATAAATGGGTGGTATTATG comes from the Anaeromicrobium sediminis genome and includes:
- a CDS encoding energy-coupling factor transporter transmembrane component T family protein, with the protein product MLRDITIGQYYPIDSSVHKMDPRVKIIITFAYIMSLFLVKNFVAYAYVIGFLVVTIGLSKVPVKFIVRGLKPLFLIITFTFLINMFMTKGEILYEIGPLNITREGLRQAIFMATRLILLIIGTSMLTLTTSPIELTDGIEKLLNPFKKIGVPAHELAMMMTIALRFIPTLLEETDKIMKAQMARGADFESGNLMKRAKSLVPLLVPLFISAFRRAEELAMAMEARCYRGGENRTRMKQLSINTRDYVASFVTVIMIGAVILDRVMY
- the rplM gene encoding 50S ribosomal protein L13, which translates into the protein MKSFVAKPQEIERKWYVVDAEGKTLGRFASEVAAILRGKRKPIYTPHVDTGDNVIVINAEKIKVTGKKFENKMYRHHTGYIGNLKEFTFKEMMERKPEAIIELAVKGMLPKNSLGRQMFKKLHVYVGAEHKHEAQKPEVLDI
- the rpsI gene encoding 30S ribosomal protein S9 → MAKVQYYGTGRRKKSIARVRLVPGQGNITINGRDVEEYFNYETLRREVRRPLTLTETEGKFDVIAKVHGGGYTGQAGALRHGISRALLKADGEFRPTLKKIGFLTRDPRMKERKKYGLKKARRAPQFSKR
- the truA gene encoding tRNA pseudouridine(38-40) synthase TruA, with amino-acid sequence MKNVKLTVEYDGTLFYGWQRQKNDRSVQEEIEKALSKIMKKNVKINGSGRTDARVHGLRQTANFREEFTIPIERIPIALNSILPDDIAVINAELVDENFHARYDAVGKKYVYKIYNGQHRSPLWRNYAYYVPGSLDLDKMRQASKAFVGTHDFIGFMASGSSVVDTVRTIYDLKIHKEGPLITIEVKGNGFLYNMVRIMVGTIVEVGKGKKSVNEIGPIIESKNRKSAGHTAPAQGLYLSKVYY